From a single Bacillus pumilus genomic region:
- a CDS encoding DUF350 domain-containing protein gives MKAFWENELVEIAAYYSVAVLCLVLFLTIFELVTSYKNWEEIQRGNLAVAMATGGKIFGIANVFQHSIAQHNSLLQMVGWGVYGFVMLLVSYFIFEFLTPRFKVDKEIENDNRAVGFISLIISVGLSYVVAAGI, from the coding sequence ATGAAAGCCTTTTGGGAAAATGAACTTGTTGAAATTGCCGCTTATTACAGTGTGGCCGTCTTATGTCTCGTCTTATTTCTAACCATTTTTGAACTCGTCACCTCCTATAAAAACTGGGAAGAGATCCAGCGGGGAAACTTAGCTGTTGCCATGGCTACAGGCGGGAAGATCTTTGGGATTGCGAATGTATTTCAGCATTCAATCGCACAGCACAATTCCCTTCTTCAAATGGTTGGATGGGGCGTATATGGCTTTGTTATGCTGCTTGTCAGCTATTTCATTTTTGAATTTTTAACACCACGATTTAAAGTAGATAAAGAGATTGAAAATGACAATAGAGCGGTCGGGTTTATTTCACTCATCATTTCAGTTGGGCTGTCTTACGTAGTAGCAGCCGGCATTTAA